A single window of Monomorium pharaonis isolate MP-MQ-018 unplaced genomic scaffold, ASM1337386v2 scaffold_138, whole genome shotgun sequence DNA harbors:
- the LOC118648039 gene encoding uncharacterized protein LOC118648039 — protein MLEAGIIEPSNSEWSTPIVMIKKPNGTYRFCLDFRKLNDVSKKDAYPLPYMNSILDKLRAARYISTIDLSQAYFQIPLEKNRLTVDPEKTVAILEYPPPRNIRQLRRFIGMASWYRRFIPQCAARLEPLTSLLRKNRSWEWGDTQKQAFEVIKSCLVNSPTLSCPDFEKPFVVQTDASSVGLGAALSRGLSFHGGNRPQQPTVAAQFKKPYGPTSEMGGAMHHVPDALSRMYEGGEELCAAIATDDQWYVGRAEEITRNPRRYPDWKLEGDELYVRKTRGIARVVGDRDQWKRVVPRETRREVIRENHDPPHAGHLGVDKTYQRIALRYHWPRMYRDVAEYVRRCDTCQRTKVEQDAPAGLMGQRVIESPWTVVAADIMGPLPTSKAGHSYLLVLQDLFTKWVECCPLRKATGKRIREAIEELVIYRWGTPRVLLTDNGTEFVNRDIQALTQRCGIHHATVPPYHPQANPVERVNRVLKTMITAFVDRDHREWDVHVHEFRFAYNSAHHTSLQATPAFLNLGREPPPVGLYRDEAAVEVERTEPAEWRERMERLEALQEWVVENLEAAQEKQAKYYNRRHRDRQFEVGEQVLKRHHVLSSGARHFSAKLARKFHGPFIIRRILSPVVYELADLTGEVLGRSISRT, from the exons ATGTTGGAGGCCGGCATTATAGAACCCTCGAATAGCGAGTGGTCCACGCCAATAGTAATGATAAAGAAGCCGAACGGCACGTATCGGTTTTGCCTGGACTTCCGGAAGTTAAATGACGTATCGAAAAAGGACGCGTACCCACTGCCGTACATGAACTCGATATTAGACAAGCTGCGAGCGGCGCGATACATATCGACGATAGACTTGAGCCAGGCCTACTTCCAGATCCCTCTGGAAAAGAATA GGCTAACGGTAGACCCGGAGAAGACGGTCGCTATTCTAGAGTACCCGCCGCCGCGCAACATTCGTCAATTGCGTCGTTTTATCGGTATGGCGTCGTGGTATCGACGTTTTATACCACAGTGTGCGGCCCGATTGGAGCCATTGACGAGCCTTTTAAGGAAGAACCGCTCTTGGGAGTGGGGGGACACTCAAAAGCAAGCTTTTGAGGTGATAAAATCGTGTCTCGTGAATTCTCCCACATTATCGTGTCCGGACTTTGAGAAGCCGTTTGTAGTGCAGACAGACGCTAGTTCGGTGGGCTTAGGCGCG GCCCTATCTAGAGGGCTATCGTTTCACGGTGGTAACAGACCACAACAGCCTACGGTGGCTGCACAATTTAAGAAACCCTACGGGCCGACTAGCGAGATGGGC GGGGCCATGCATCACGTGCCGGACGCCCTCTCGCGAATGTACGAAGGGGGCGAGGAACTCTGCGCCGCGATCGCGACGGACGACCAGTGGTACGTCGGGCGAGCGGAAGAAATAACGAGAAATCCGCGGCGGTACCCTGACTGGAAATTGGAGGGCGACGAGCTATATGTGAGAAAGACGCGCGGCATCGCGAGGGTTGTCGGCGACAGGGACCAGTGGAAAAGAGTAGTACCAAGGGAGACGCGACGGGAAGTGATCCGCGAGAACCACGATCCTCCTCACGCCGGACATTTGGGGGTCGATAAGACGTACCAGCGAATTGCGTTGCGGTATCACTGGCCGCGCATGTATCGGGACGTGGCGGAGTACGTGCGTCGGTGTGACACGTGTCAGAGAACAAAGGTGGAGCAGGACGCTCCAGCCGGTTTGATGGGACAAAGAGTGATAGAGTCACCGTGGACGGTAGTCGCGGCAGACATTATGGGTCCTCTCCCAACCAGTAAAGCGGGACATTCGTATTTACTCGTCCTTCAGGATCTCTTCACAAAGTGGGTGGAGTGCTGCCCACTTCGAAAAGCTACCGGGAAGAGAATCCGCGAAGCGATAGAAGAGTTGGTCATTTATCGGTGGGGTACGCCGCGCGTGCTTCTAACCGATAACGGGACGGAGTTCGTTAACAGAGACATACAGGCTTTGACGCAGAGGTGCGGTATTCACCACGCGACGGTTCCGCCCTACCACCCGCAGGCCAACCCGGTCGAGCGCGTGAACCGCGTATTAAAGACGATGATCACCGCGTTCGTGGATAGGGATCACCGTGAGTGGGACGTGCACGTGCATGAATTTCGATTCGCGTATAATTCGGCACACCATACGTCTTTACAGGCGACACCGGCCTTTCTGAATTTGGGACGGGAGCCACCGCCGGTGGGACTGTATCGGGACGAAGCGGCCGTCGAGGTCGAGCGAACCGAACCGGCTGAGTGGCGAGAACGTATGGAGCGCCTCGAGGCACTGCAGGAGTGGGTGGTCGAGAACCTCGAGGCGGCCCAAGAGAAACAGgcgaaatattataatcgcCGACATCGCGACCGCCAATTTGAGGTGGGCGAACAAGTGCTGAAGCGGCACCACGTATTATCGTCGGGAGCGCGGCACTTTTCGGCAAAGTTGGCGCGAAAGTTTCACGGCCCTTTCATAATAAGAAGGATTCTGTCGCCGGTGGTCTACGAGCTCGCCGATTTGACGGGGGAAGTGTTGGGAAGGTCCATATCAAGGACCTGA